A section of the Sceloporus undulatus isolate JIND9_A2432 ecotype Alabama chromosome 3, SceUnd_v1.1, whole genome shotgun sequence genome encodes:
- the LOC121926221 gene encoding arylsulfatase D-like isoform X1 yields the protein MEERFYAATCLALFGLLNSYGMASALDIKPNVVLMLADDLGIGDIGCYGNNTIKTPNIDQLAMEGVKLTQHIAAASLCTPSRTAFLTGRYPIRSGMASSSSYRALHWNAGSGGLPVNETTFAKILHQQGYTTGLVGKWHQGVNCDSVNDYCHHPLNHGFDYFYGMPFTLLSNCQDNKTPDLDAAFQAKLWFYTQLIALAILTVFAGKLAGLFSVTWKGCIWLSLLGFLFFASWYSSYGFVKYWNCILMRNYDITEQPMRLERTASLMLNEAVSFIQSNKHRPFLLFVSFLHVHTPLFTTERFLGKSRHGIYGDNVEEMDWLVGQILKTIDKEGLRSNTLAYFASDHGGQLEAQEGAIQLGGWNGIYKGGKGMGGWEGGIRVPGIFRWPGMLPANTVVDEPTSLMDIYPTVTHLAGGVLPKDRIIDGKNLLPLLQQKVKKSDHEFLFHYCGSYLHAVRWHQKNTGALWKAHYVTPIFHPKDAGACYGKGICPCYGEGVTHHDPPLLFDLSRDPSEAVPLSADTEPQFHSVLKQIGKAVEDHRRTLTPVPQQLSLYNIMWKPWLQPCCGTFPFCWCDKESASTPSVNVG from the exons atggaggAAAG ATTCTATGCAGCAACATGCTTGGCCTTATTTGGATTGCTAAATTCTTATGGAATGGCTAGTGCTCTGGACATTAAACCTAACGTTGTTTTGATGCTGGCTGATGATCTTGGGATTGGAGATATAGGCTGCTACGGTAACAACACTATCAA GACCCCTAACATTGACCAGCTAGCAATGGAAGGTGTGAAACTTACTCAGCATATTGCAGCAGCTTCACTTTGTACACCAAGCAGAACAGCTTTCCTGACTGGCAGATACCCCATCAGATCAG GCATGGCATCAAGCAGTTCATATCGAGCATTGCACTGGAATGCTGGCTCAGGAGGACTCCCTGTCAATGAAACGACTTTTGCTAAAATATTGCATCAGCAAGGTTATACCACAGGACTGGTAG GGAAGTGGCATCAAGGTGTAAACTGTGACTCTGTCAATGATTATTGTCATCATCCCCTAAATCAtggctttgattatttttatGGCATGCCTTTCACTCTTCTCAGCAACTGCCAGGACAACAAGACTCCAGATCTGGATGCAGCCTTTCAAGCGAAGCTGTGGTTTTACACTCAGCTCATTGCCCTAGCCATCCTAACAGTTTTTGCAGGGAAGCTTGCAGGGCTGTTCTCTGTTACTTGGAAGGGATGCATCTGGTTATCATTGCTCGGATTTCTATTTTTTGCTTCCTGGTATTCCAGCTACGGCTTTGTGAAATACTGGAATTGTATCTTGATGCGCAACTACGACATTACTGAACAACCAATGAGGCTGGAAAGAACAGCTTCTCTCATGCTAAATGAAGCAGTTTCATTTATTCAGAG caACAAACACAGACCAttccttctctttgtttcttttctacaCGTCCACACACCTCTGTTTACCACAGAAAGATTTCTTGGGAAAAGCAGGCATGGTATATATGGCGACAATGTAGAGGAAATGGACTGGTTGGTAG GCCAGATTCTAAAAACTATTGACAAGGAAGGACTTAGAAGCAACACACTTGCCTATTTTGCCTCAGATCATGGAGGACAGCTGGAAGCTCAAGAAGGAGCAATCCAGCTAGGTGGCTGGAATGGCATATATAAAG GAGGCAAAGGcatgggaggctgggaaggaggaatTCGTGTCCCAGGCATATTTAGATGGCCTGGAATGCTCCCTGCTAACACTGTTGTGGATGAACCAACAAGCCTTATGGATATTTACCCTACAGTCACTCATTTAGCTGGAGGAGTTTTGCCTAAGGACAG AATAATTGATGGGAAGAATCTGTTGCCTTTACTACAACaaaaagtcaagaaatcagaccaTGAGTTCTTGTTTCATTACTGCGGATCATACTTACATGCAGTTCGCTGGCATCAGAAAAATA CTGGTGCCTTATGGAAGGCTCATTACGTGACACCAATATTCCACCCCAAAGATGCAGGAGCCTGTTATGGGAAAGGGATTTGCCCATGTTATGGAGAAGGTGTAACTCATCACGACCCTCCTTTGCTCTTTGATTTGTCAAGAGACCCATCTGAAGCAGTGCCTCTGTCAGCAGATACTGAGCCACAGTTTCACTCAGTCCTAAAACAAATAGGAAAGGCTGTGGAGGATCATCGGAGAACTCTTACTCCTGTCCCACAGCAGCTGTCTCTCTACAACATTATGTGGAAACCATGGCTACAGCCTTGCTGTGGGACATTCCCATTCTGCTGGTGTGATAAGGAAAGTGCCAGTACACCTTCAGTTAATGTTGGCTAG
- the LOC121926221 gene encoding arylsulfatase D-like isoform X2: MEGVKLTQHIAAASLCTPSRTAFLTGRYPIRSGMASSSSYRALHWNAGSGGLPVNETTFAKILHQQGYTTGLVGKWHQGVNCDSVNDYCHHPLNHGFDYFYGMPFTLLSNCQDNKTPDLDAAFQAKLWFYTQLIALAILTVFAGKLAGLFSVTWKGCIWLSLLGFLFFASWYSSYGFVKYWNCILMRNYDITEQPMRLERTASLMLNEAVSFIQSNKHRPFLLFVSFLHVHTPLFTTERFLGKSRHGIYGDNVEEMDWLVGQILKTIDKEGLRSNTLAYFASDHGGQLEAQEGAIQLGGWNGIYKGGKGMGGWEGGIRVPGIFRWPGMLPANTVVDEPTSLMDIYPTVTHLAGGVLPKDRIIDGKNLLPLLQQKVKKSDHEFLFHYCGSYLHAVRWHQKNTGALWKAHYVTPIFHPKDAGACYGKGICPCYGEGVTHHDPPLLFDLSRDPSEAVPLSADTEPQFHSVLKQIGKAVEDHRRTLTPVPQQLSLYNIMWKPWLQPCCGTFPFCWCDKESASTPSVNVG; the protein is encoded by the exons ATGGAAGGTGTGAAACTTACTCAGCATATTGCAGCAGCTTCACTTTGTACACCAAGCAGAACAGCTTTCCTGACTGGCAGATACCCCATCAGATCAG GCATGGCATCAAGCAGTTCATATCGAGCATTGCACTGGAATGCTGGCTCAGGAGGACTCCCTGTCAATGAAACGACTTTTGCTAAAATATTGCATCAGCAAGGTTATACCACAGGACTGGTAG GGAAGTGGCATCAAGGTGTAAACTGTGACTCTGTCAATGATTATTGTCATCATCCCCTAAATCAtggctttgattatttttatGGCATGCCTTTCACTCTTCTCAGCAACTGCCAGGACAACAAGACTCCAGATCTGGATGCAGCCTTTCAAGCGAAGCTGTGGTTTTACACTCAGCTCATTGCCCTAGCCATCCTAACAGTTTTTGCAGGGAAGCTTGCAGGGCTGTTCTCTGTTACTTGGAAGGGATGCATCTGGTTATCATTGCTCGGATTTCTATTTTTTGCTTCCTGGTATTCCAGCTACGGCTTTGTGAAATACTGGAATTGTATCTTGATGCGCAACTACGACATTACTGAACAACCAATGAGGCTGGAAAGAACAGCTTCTCTCATGCTAAATGAAGCAGTTTCATTTATTCAGAG caACAAACACAGACCAttccttctctttgtttcttttctacaCGTCCACACACCTCTGTTTACCACAGAAAGATTTCTTGGGAAAAGCAGGCATGGTATATATGGCGACAATGTAGAGGAAATGGACTGGTTGGTAG GCCAGATTCTAAAAACTATTGACAAGGAAGGACTTAGAAGCAACACACTTGCCTATTTTGCCTCAGATCATGGAGGACAGCTGGAAGCTCAAGAAGGAGCAATCCAGCTAGGTGGCTGGAATGGCATATATAAAG GAGGCAAAGGcatgggaggctgggaaggaggaatTCGTGTCCCAGGCATATTTAGATGGCCTGGAATGCTCCCTGCTAACACTGTTGTGGATGAACCAACAAGCCTTATGGATATTTACCCTACAGTCACTCATTTAGCTGGAGGAGTTTTGCCTAAGGACAG AATAATTGATGGGAAGAATCTGTTGCCTTTACTACAACaaaaagtcaagaaatcagaccaTGAGTTCTTGTTTCATTACTGCGGATCATACTTACATGCAGTTCGCTGGCATCAGAAAAATA CTGGTGCCTTATGGAAGGCTCATTACGTGACACCAATATTCCACCCCAAAGATGCAGGAGCCTGTTATGGGAAAGGGATTTGCCCATGTTATGGAGAAGGTGTAACTCATCACGACCCTCCTTTGCTCTTTGATTTGTCAAGAGACCCATCTGAAGCAGTGCCTCTGTCAGCAGATACTGAGCCACAGTTTCACTCAGTCCTAAAACAAATAGGAAAGGCTGTGGAGGATCATCGGAGAACTCTTACTCCTGTCCCACAGCAGCTGTCTCTCTACAACATTATGTGGAAACCATGGCTACAGCCTTGCTGTGGGACATTCCCATTCTGCTGGTGTGATAAGGAAAGTGCCAGTACACCTTCAGTTAATGTTGGCTAG